One segment of Triticum aestivum cultivar Chinese Spring chromosome 2A, IWGSC CS RefSeq v2.1, whole genome shotgun sequence DNA contains the following:
- the LOC123186025 gene encoding uncharacterized protein — protein sequence MGMAGDDWRCRKHPPVPCGGVCPHCLCDRLLRLCPDCARTRPCACASPSSPSSSASSASVGRVCSLIERERRIGRSRSVAGGGSADERRRSRVWGWASFRKPAAGKGMELESEEERHAAEDAAALELERSSSASAEKLAPKTGGWGRFLPGPIKALRHRKSRASAGASARGDRREGVR from the coding sequence ATGGGCATGGCCGGCGACGACTGGCGCTGCCGGAAGCACCCGCCCGTGCCCTGCGGCGGCGTGTGCCCGCACTGCCTCTGCGACCGCCTCCTCCGCCTCTGCCCCGACTGCGCGCGGACGCGCCCCTGCGcctgcgcctccccctcctccccgtcctcctcggcctcctccgcctccgtcGGCCGCGTCTGCAGCCTCATCGAGCGGGAGCGCCGGATCGGGCGCTCGCGGTCCGTGGCCGGCGGCGGCAGCGCCGACGAGAGGCGCCGGTCCAGGGTCTGGGGCTGGGCCTCGTTCCGGAAGCCCGCGGCCGGCAAGGGCATGGAGCTGGAGAGCGAGGAGGAGCGCCACGCCGCCGAGGACGCGGCGGCATTGGAGTTGGAGCGGTCGAGCTCCGCCTCCGCGGAGAAGCTGGCGCCCAAAACGGGCGGGTGGGGGCGGTTCCTGCCCGGCCCGATCAAGGCGCTGCGCCACCGCAAGTCGCGCGCTTCCGCCGGCGCCAGCGCCCGAGGCGACCGCCGGGAGGGCGTGAGGTGA